A window of Variovorax sp. HW608 genomic DNA:
AGCGTCGCAGATGCCGGCCCGGGCCTGCGCGACGTCGAGATGTCCCGCCTGTTCGATCGATTCTTCCGCGGATCTGCGGCGCGCCGGGACGGGGCGCCCGGCGTCGGCCTGGGACTGGCTTTGTCTCAAGCCATGATGCACGCGCACGGCGGGCAGATCGAGGCCGCCAACCTGCCGAGCGGCGGCGCCCTCTTTACCGTGCGACTGCCGGCTGCGGGAACAGAACGGTAGGCCGATCCGCGATCCATCGCGCGATGCAGTCAGCCCCCGGCACGCCCTGCAACCAGCACGGCGTTGGTGCCGCCGAAAGCGAAGGAGTTCGACACGGCCCAGCGCAGGCCGGGCGCGTCGCGCGCCTCGCCGCGCACCACATCGATCGAGAAAGCCGGATCGAGCTGGCGCAGATTCGCGGTCGGCGGCAGCCGGCGGTGCACCAGCGCTCTCAAGGTCGCGACCAGTTCGAGCGCGCCGCCGCCGCCCAGCAGGTGGCCGTGGATCGCCTTGGTCGCGCTGACCGGCGTATCGTCGCCGAACACATCGTGGATCGACGTCGCTTCGGCCGCGTCGCCCGCCGCGGTCGCCGTGCCGTGCGCGTTGATGTGTCCGATGTCGGCAGGTGAGAGCCCGGCGTCCGCCAGGGCGGCGCGCATCGCGCGCGCCTGACCGGACGGGTCAGGATTGGTCATGTGCGTGCTGTCGCTGTTGGTCGCGTAGCCGGCCAGCACGAGCTCGATTCCGGCACCACGCGCCCTCGCATGGGCTTCCGATTCGATCACGAGTGCTGCAGCGCCCTCCCCCATCGCGAAGCCGTTCCGGTCGGCCGAGAACGGTCGGCAGGCGCTGGCAGGATCGTCGGCCGGTGGCGTCGCCAGGACGCGCATGGCGTACCAGCCGGCGAGTGTTCCCGGCGTGAGCATGGACTCGTGGCCGCCGACGATGGCGACGTCGATCCAGCCGGCGCGGATGGCGCGCATCGCCTCGCCGATGGCGACCGCGGACGACGCGCACGCGCAGGCATAGGTGAGCGACGCCCCGCGCGCGCGAAAACGCAGGCCGAGCTCTGCTGCCGCGGCATTCGGCATGGCGCTCAGCACCGCAGTGGGACGAACCCTGCGATGCTCGAGGTAGAGCGCCTTGGCGGTGTCGTCGTAGGTGGCGATGCCGGCCATGCCGCTGCCCCAGTAGATGCCGAGGCGCTCGTCCGCGGGCGGCGTCTCGGCCAGCCCCGCCTGCGCGTAGGCGTCGCGCGCGGCTGCGAGCGCCATTGCCGTCCCACGGTCGAGCGGCAGGCGCGAGACACTGCGCTCCGAATCGTCGAACTCGCAGGGCGCGAGAGGCAAGGCCATCGGCTCGAGCCCCTCCATCTCGAGGGTGCGCGCGACAACGGCGGAGCGGCCGCAGAACAGGGCCTCGTCGAACGTCGACAGCGTGTGGCCCAGCGGCGAAACCAATCCCACGCCGCTGACGCAGACGAGCGAGTTCAAGTCGTCATCGCCTGGGGCGGCGCCTGCTCGATGACCTCGCACATCCGCTGCAGCGTGATGCCGGCTTCGCGCGGATCCAGCTTGTCTTCGGGAATGCGCAGATGGAAAGCGTCCTCGACGGCGAACACGAACTCCATCAAGGCCAGCGAATCGAGGCCGAGCTCGACCAGTGGCCGATCGGGCCGGATGTCGGCGCGTGCGACCTGGAAGTCGTCCTCCAGGATCTTGGAGATGGTTTCGAAGGTAGGGGAACTCATGGGGAATCTCCGGACGGCGGGCCTTCGCCTCGACGTCTTCAAGAAATGCGGTGCGAGACCGCGGCGGCAAACTCGAGCGTTTCGCGCAGCACCTGCTGGCGATCGTTGTCGATGGTGATCATGTGGTAGCTGTTGTCCACCACCACCGTCTGCAGCGCACAGCGGCGCAGCCCCTGTCGCAGCAGATCCAGGTTGGCGACGCTGGCCACCTCGTCCTCCTTCGCATGAATGGCAAGCACCCTGGGGCAGCTGACCTGGCTCAGCCCCCTGCGCACGTGGCGAATCAGGCGGTCGTGCTCGCGCAGGTGCGAGATGCCGATGACTGCGGCACCCGCGCGCGAGACCTTGCGATGACGCAGTTCGCGCTCGATCCAGTTGCGCACTCGCTCGTTCTTGACGCCATAAGGTGCGCGTTCACGGTAGCGCCACAAGCGGCCGAGCGGCGTGTACAGGGCCAACGGCAGGAGCCTGTGCCGGCGCGGGATGGCCCAGCCGTCGAAGCGCAGCGTGGTCGACATCAGCACGAGTGCGTCGATGCGCGCGCCGCAGCGCATCGCAGTGGCGAGGGCCAGTGCCGCGCCGGCCGAGATGCCGACGAGCATGACACGGTCGTGCCCGGTGCGCAGATCGTCGACGCAGCGCTCGACCGCATCGATCCAACGATGCCAGGACGTCGCGTGCCGCGAAGGCATCGAGGCCTCGAAAGAGTAGCCCTCGACGAGCGGTGAATGCACGGAATAGCCCGCGCCGCGCAGCCCGACGGAAATGGACAACAGCTCATCGGGCGTGCTGCACAGGCCATGCAGCAACACCACGGCGGTCCGATTGGCAACGCAAGGATCGACGCGAAGGGCCTCGACAGTGGACAGACGCGCGGTCACCGAAAGACTCTCAAAAGGACTGAAGGTGCGCCGCACCCCTCACCTGAATACGACAGATCATTCCGGCAATCTACGTCTTTGGTCTGAACATGGAATGAATCCGTCCATTCGTCCGGGATCATCCCAGCACCAGGACCAACAGCGATGCCGCCAGGCAGTAGAAGCCGAAGAGATACCAGCGATCGGTTTCGAGCCAGTCTGAGAGCCACCTGAGAGCCACCAATCCGGCCGCGAAGCTCAGCGACATCCCGAGCAGGCTTGGCAGCACGAGCGTCCAGGCATCCCCCGTGTGAATTGCGCTCGCGGCGGCGGGCGTCTTGAACAGGCGATAGGCTTCCTTGGCGACGACGACCGGCGTCAGCACCACCGCAAGCGCGAAGCTGAACTGTTCCGCGAACCGGCGTCCGACACCGAGCGAGAGGCCCGCGGAGATGGTCGCACCCGAGCGCGAGAGGCCTCGAAACGGAAGGCACAGGCCCTGGACCGCACCGATCAGCAACGCGCTGAGTCCTGTGACTTCGCCGCCCTTTGCCTTCGCGCTGCGTGACGAGTACAGGATCAACAGCCCGGCAGTCGCCAGCCCCGCGGCGATGATCTTCGTGTTCCCGAACAGCTCCTCGATCTCGAAGTCCGGCCGGTTCTTCGCGACGAGCGCCTTGATCAAGTGGAGCAGCGCGAGCCCGACGACGCCGGTTGCGCCGGTCGCCACCACGACGTTCAGGCCGTTGCGCCGGAACGCCTCGGGAGAGGCGAAATAGGTCCTCCCCCAGGACCGCCAGAAGTAGGCGATGACGGCGAACATCGTGCCCGTGTGCAGCATCACGAGCAGCATGGTCATTTCGGGAGCGCTCGGGTTCAGCCCGAGCAGCTTCTCCGTCATGATTACGTGCGCAGAGCTCGACACCGGGAGCAGCTCGCCGAAGCCTTGCACCAGCGCGAGGATCAGGACGTGTAGGGTGTTCATGCAAAGGGTTCCCTCCGATCCGCCACGGCCAGGTGGCGATCGGCAAAAGACACGGCGTTCAGCGTGCGCTCATGGCGCAACGCTGCCTGTATCAGTGATACAGGATCGCATTGATGGAATGCATCCCTGCCACGATCGCCACGGCGAGCGCCGCGGAGGCCGCGTGCTGAAGGATCAATCCTGCGGATGGTGTGCGTGCGTTCTTGATCAACTTCAAACGTCTTGCTCTCTGGGAAATGCGCGGCATGACCGCACTGTGCAACATGTAAGCTGAGTGTGGCCTGACGGGTTGCGCACAGCCTCCCGGCATTTCGCGTATCGTCTGCGCGAAAGCGATGGATGCCTCGCAGCACAGGAGGTGCGTGATGGATGTCGTGCGTGAGATCAGATCCTTCAATCAAGGCCGCGACCCGGACCGCCTGACGCTCAAGTACCGCAACATGCGTGCAAGTCCGTTCGTGTTTCTTCGCGGGACCTGCCATCTCTTCTATGACCGCCTCGCCGGAATCGGCGCGCCGCGTTCGGCGCCGCTGACATGGGTTTGCGGCGACCTGCACCTCGAGAACTTCGGCAGCTACAAGGGCGACAACCGGCTCGTCTATTTCGACATCAACGATTTCGACGAGGCCGCCCTGGCCCCAGCGAGCTGGGACCTGATCCGGTTTCTGACGAGTCTTTGGGTGGGCGCCGAGAGCCTCTCCGTGGAATCCCGCGAAGCGCGCAGGCTCTGCGAGGTCTTCATCGAAAGCTATGCGACGGCGCTTGGCGCCGGCAAGGCCTATTGGGTGGAACGCGACACCGCGCAGGGCTTGGTTCGCGTGCTGCTCGATGGCTTGCGGGAACGGCAGCGATCCCAGTTTCTCGCCAGCCGCACCGACTTGAAGGGACGTCGACGCGTGCTGCGAACGGATGGCAAGAAGGCGCTGCCCGCCTCCGACCAGCAGCGGGCGATGGCCCTGCAGGTGATCCAGGAATTCGCCGCGGCGCAGGCGAACCCGAAGTTCTACGAGGTCCTGGACGTGGCGCGGCGCATCGCCGGCACCGGCAGCCTGGGCGTCGACCGCTACGCGATTCTGGTCACGGGCAAGGGATCGCCCGACGGCAACTACGTGCTGGATCTCAAGCAGGCCTTGCCGTCTTCGCTGGTGCCGCATCTGAAGGTCGCGCAACCCAAGTGGAGGTCGGAGGCCCATCGCGTCGTGGCACTCCAGCGCCGCGTGCAGGCGGTTTCCATGGCCTTCCTGCAGCCCGTGGTCGTGGGCCGGGTGCCGTACGTCCTGCGCGCCCTGCAGCCGGCCGAGGACCGCGTGGCCTTGGGCGGCAAGTCGGCGCAGAGCGCGAGCGATCTCGAAGGCGTGATCACCGAAATGGCCAAGCTGCTGGCCTGGGCGCAGCTGCGAAGCGCCGGACGCGAAGGCTCGGACATCGCCGATGCACTGATCGACTTCGGCCAGCGCAGCAAGTGGAGGGCGCGCGTGCTCGATGCGTCGATCGAATGCGCCGGCCAGGTGCGGCGGGACTGGTCGACCTACGCCGCCGCGTATGACGACGGGGCCTATTCGTCCTGACCGGACGGGGGGTGGTCCGCCGCGGACCGCGGACGCGACGGCCTGAAGCACAATTGGCGAATGCGCCGTTACCTCATCGCCCTCGCCATCGCCCTCCCGACCTTGAACGCCCACGCGCTGGGCGGCTTGATCCTCATCGGCGCGCCGCCCAAGGAGGGCTATACGCTCGCGGTGGGACCGGCGCTGGCCGGCTATCCGGAAGCGCCCGGATCGGGTCGCACCAAGGTCCTTCCACTCGTGGGCGTCGACTTCGCGTCCTCGACGGGCGGCTTCATCTCGACGGAGATCGGCGCCGGCTGGAATTTCTCGAAGCGCGAAGACCTGCAGTTCGGCGCGCGGCTTTGGCCCGTGTTCGGTCGCAACGACGACCGCTCGCGCGCCCGCGGGCTGGACGATGTCGGGAACCGTCTCGGGCTCGGCCTCTTTCTCAACTACGAGCCCTGGGAGTTCCTGGTGCTGCAGTCGAGCCTGCTCACCGGTTCGGGCTCCGATCGGAACGGCACGCAGTTCGAGGCGGGTGCAACCGTCGGCGCCCCGCTCGGAGATTCAACGCAGCTCGGGCTGACGCTGGGGACGACCTGGTCCAATGGGGCGTACCTGCGCAGCTACTTCGGCGTGACGCCGGCGGAATCGGCGGTGGGCGCTCTGCCGGTCTTCGCCCCGGGTGCGGGCTGGAGCGACGTGAACGTGTCGCTCAATGCAGATGTGCGCATCGCCCCGCGCTGGAAACTGACCGGCCAGTGGCTGGTGGCGCGCTTGATCGGCGACGCCGGTCACAGCCCGGTGACCTCGTCGCGCACCCAGAACACATTCCTGATGACGCTGTGGTATCAGCTCAAGTGACCAGGGCCTGGCCCTAGCGAAGCTCGGATTCGTCAGGCTCCAGCAGGAACG
This region includes:
- a CDS encoding beta-ketoacyl-[acyl-carrier-protein] synthase family protein, giving the protein MNSLVCVSGVGLVSPLGHTLSTFDEALFCGRSAVVARTLEMEGLEPMALPLAPCEFDDSERSVSRLPLDRGTAMALAAARDAYAQAGLAETPPADERLGIYWGSGMAGIATYDDTAKALYLEHRRVRPTAVLSAMPNAAAAELGLRFRARGASLTYACACASSAVAIGEAMRAIRAGWIDVAIVGGHESMLTPGTLAGWYAMRVLATPPADDPASACRPFSADRNGFAMGEGAAALVIESEAHARARGAGIELVLAGYATNSDSTHMTNPDPSGQARAMRAALADAGLSPADIGHINAHGTATAAGDAAEATSIHDVFGDDTPVSATKAIHGHLLGGGGALELVATLRALVHRRLPPTANLRQLDPAFSIDVVRGEARDAPGLRWAVSNSFAFGGTNAVLVAGRAGG
- a CDS encoding acyl carrier protein, giving the protein MSSPTFETISKILEDDFQVARADIRPDRPLVELGLDSLALMEFVFAVEDAFHLRIPEDKLDPREAGITLQRMCEVIEQAPPQAMTT
- a CDS encoding alpha/beta hydrolase yields the protein MTARLSTVEALRVDPCVANRTAVVLLHGLCSTPDELLSISVGLRGAGYSVHSPLVEGYSFEASMPSRHATSWHRWIDAVERCVDDLRTGHDRVMLVGISAGAALALATAMRCGARIDALVLMSTTLRFDGWAIPRRHRLLPLALYTPLGRLWRYRERAPYGVKNERVRNWIERELRHRKVSRAGAAVIGISHLREHDRLIRHVRRGLSQVSCPRVLAIHAKEDEVASVANLDLLRQGLRRCALQTVVVDNSYHMITIDNDRQQVLRETLEFAAAVSHRIS
- a CDS encoding undecaprenyl-diphosphate phosphatase; this translates as MNTLHVLILALVQGFGELLPVSSSAHVIMTEKLLGLNPSAPEMTMLLVMLHTGTMFAVIAYFWRSWGRTYFASPEAFRRNGLNVVVATGATGVVGLALLHLIKALVAKNRPDFEIEELFGNTKIIAAGLATAGLLILYSSRSAKAKGGEVTGLSALLIGAVQGLCLPFRGLSRSGATISAGLSLGVGRRFAEQFSFALAVVLTPVVVAKEAYRLFKTPAAASAIHTGDAWTLVLPSLLGMSLSFAAGLVALRWLSDWLETDRWYLFGFYCLAASLLVLVLG
- a CDS encoding DUF2252 domain-containing protein; translation: MMDVVREIRSFNQGRDPDRLTLKYRNMRASPFVFLRGTCHLFYDRLAGIGAPRSAPLTWVCGDLHLENFGSYKGDNRLVYFDINDFDEAALAPASWDLIRFLTSLWVGAESLSVESREARRLCEVFIESYATALGAGKAYWVERDTAQGLVRVLLDGLRERQRSQFLASRTDLKGRRRVLRTDGKKALPASDQQRAMALQVIQEFAAAQANPKFYEVLDVARRIAGTGSLGVDRYAILVTGKGSPDGNYVLDLKQALPSSLVPHLKVAQPKWRSEAHRVVALQRRVQAVSMAFLQPVVVGRVPYVLRALQPAEDRVALGGKSAQSASDLEGVITEMAKLLAWAQLRSAGREGSDIADALIDFGQRSKWRARVLDASIECAGQVRRDWSTYAAAYDDGAYSS
- a CDS encoding MipA/OmpV family protein, whose translation is MRRYLIALAIALPTLNAHALGGLILIGAPPKEGYTLAVGPALAGYPEAPGSGRTKVLPLVGVDFASSTGGFISTEIGAGWNFSKREDLQFGARLWPVFGRNDDRSRARGLDDVGNRLGLGLFLNYEPWEFLVLQSSLLTGSGSDRNGTQFEAGATVGAPLGDSTQLGLTLGTTWSNGAYLRSYFGVTPAESAVGALPVFAPGAGWSDVNVSLNADVRIAPRWKLTGQWLVARLIGDAGHSPVTSSRTQNTFLMTLWYQLK